From a single Candidatus Poribacteria bacterium genomic region:
- a CDS encoding DNA adenine methylase, with protein sequence MQQTLPHFRTPPTEGIKYIGSKLKLIPHVLELIKKVNAKTILDGFAGTTRVSQALAKLGYTVICNDVAPWSEVFGTCYLLNTKPREAYQPLIDHLNAVSPVDGWFTEHYGGHANGGNAIQADGFKKPWQLHNTRKLDAIRQEIEDLNLEPVDKAVALTSLMLALDRVDSTLGHFSSYLKDWAPRAYKELVLEVPEIFISEGNHQVYQSDIFDLVPCVSVDLAYFDPPYGSNNEKMPPSRVRYAAYYHLWKSVVLFDKPTLFGKAKRREDTSDPLAASVFEEFRRNDDGRFIAVEAIAKLIRETHARWILLSYSSGGRATAQQLNEVMQDNGKLLAVLELDYKKNVMAGMKWTDEWINDAETPNREFLFLLEKNVPLI encoded by the coding sequence ATGCAACAGACGCTTCCGCATTTCCGTACACCACCCACCGAAGGCATCAAATACATCGGTTCCAAACTCAAACTCATTCCACATGTCCTTGAACTCATCAAAAAAGTCAACGCTAAAACAATCCTTGACGGCTTTGCAGGCACAACCCGTGTCTCACAAGCCCTCGCTAAACTCGGTTATACCGTTATCTGCAACGATGTTGCCCCGTGGTCAGAGGTTTTCGGTACCTGCTATCTACTCAATACAAAACCGAGAGAAGCATATCAACCGCTTATTGATCACCTCAACGCTGTGTCGCCTGTTGATGGCTGGTTCACAGAACACTACGGCGGACATGCCAATGGTGGCAACGCAATCCAAGCAGACGGATTCAAGAAACCGTGGCAGCTCCATAACACCCGTAAACTGGATGCAATACGTCAGGAGATCGAGGACTTGAATCTTGAGCCAGTCGATAAGGCGGTCGCGCTTACGAGCCTGATGCTGGCACTCGATCGCGTTGATAGTACCCTTGGTCACTTTTCTTCGTATCTCAAGGATTGGGCACCGCGTGCCTATAAAGAATTAGTGCTTGAAGTCCCGGAAATTTTCATCTCAGAAGGAAACCATCAGGTTTACCAAAGCGACATCTTTGACCTCGTGCCGTGTGTCTCTGTAGACCTTGCGTACTTCGATCCGCCTTATGGTTCAAATAATGAGAAAATGCCGCCGTCCCGTGTTAGGTATGCTGCCTATTACCATCTCTGGAAAAGCGTTGTGCTCTTCGATAAACCCACCCTTTTCGGCAAAGCAAAACGGCGAGAAGATACATCAGACCCTCTCGCCGCCTCTGTATTTGAGGAATTCCGCCGTAACGATGACGGACGGTTCATCGCTGTTGAGGCCATTGCCAAGTTGATTCGTGAAACGCACGCGCGTTGGATTCTGCTCTCCTACAGTTCCGGCGGTCGTGCGACTGCCCAGCAGCTGAACGAAGTCATGCAAGACAACGGAAAACTCCTCGCTGTCCTTGAGCTTGACTATAAAAAGAACGTCATGGCAGGTATGAAATGGACAGACGAATGGATAAATGACGCTGAAACGCCAAACCGAGAATTTCTTTTTCTTCTTGAGAAAAACGTGCCTCTTATTTGA
- a CDS encoding glycerophosphodiester phosphodiesterase family protein, with product MSFNMLMLMCVIAAPEPETNELPGDPILLAHRGLVQHAPENTLPSFGAAIALGLSIELDVYQTRDEHLVVIHDKTVDRTTNGTGEVTEMTLAEIRKLDAGSWFDRRFTGEKVPTLEEVFKLIRERQRTPVTIALNMKVISPGIEQNIVRLVEKYELFDQLFAFGQSSDSSHRFKQANSKLRTTVYLNDSEADQFATALRDPLADCLWVRFIPSAEAMEQARQLGKQVWLALHIGENRPDIWDEARANKIDGICTDWPLVCSRHWRLGAKPKGN from the coding sequence ATGTCCTTCAACATGCTGATGCTTATGTGTGTGATTGCTGCGCCGGAGCCTGAGACGAACGAGTTACCCGGGGATCCAATTTTACTTGCTCACCGCGGTTTGGTGCAGCACGCGCCTGAGAACACTTTGCCCAGTTTTGGCGCCGCTATTGCATTGGGTCTATCAATCGAATTGGATGTCTATCAGACACGCGACGAGCACCTTGTCGTCATTCACGACAAGACTGTAGATAGAACGACTAACGGCACCGGTGAAGTGACCGAAATGACGTTGGCAGAAATCCGTAAACTGGATGCCGGAAGTTGGTTCGATCGGCGTTTCACTGGCGAGAAGGTACCGACATTGGAAGAAGTATTCAAACTCATTCGTGAACGTCAACGAACACCGGTAACCATCGCACTGAATATGAAAGTCATCTCGCCAGGGATTGAGCAGAACATCGTCCGGCTCGTCGAAAAATACGAACTGTTCGATCAACTCTTCGCCTTCGGTCAGTCCAGCGATTCGAGTCACCGTTTCAAACAAGCCAACTCCAAGCTGCGGACCACAGTGTATCTAAATGATAGTGAAGCCGATCAGTTTGCCACAGCCTTGCGCGATCCGCTCGCCGATTGCCTGTGGGTGCGATTCATTCCGAGTGCGGAAGCGATGGAACAGGCTCGTCAACTCGGTAAACAAGTCTGGCTCGCCTTGCACATTGGCGAGAATCGACCTGATATCTGGGACGAAGCCCGCGCCAATAAAATAGACGGTATTTGTACGGATTGGCCATTGGTGTGCAGCAGACATTGGCGGCTCGGTGCAAAACCCAAAGGCAATTAG
- a CDS encoding 2'-5' RNA ligase family protein, which produces MPSKTHTTAVVLIPPETVQSPIQAIRQIHDRNFQRWMPHITLLYPFAARRDFAEIMPALTGVAQQVPPFSIELARFDAFQHRKSCTMFLVPEPATEIVKLHNILLQHLPDYDDTARFAGGFHPHLSVGQFQHRVLQTQQQRLQTEWQPIRCEVDAISLIYRSPETDDRFVVAAQFPFQTRSQ; this is translated from the coding sequence ATGCCAAGCAAAACGCACACCACAGCCGTTGTTCTTATTCCACCAGAGACCGTACAGTCACCCATCCAAGCCATCCGACAGATTCACGACCGAAACTTCCAGCGATGGATGCCTCATATAACGCTGCTCTATCCATTCGCAGCACGTCGCGATTTCGCAGAGATCATGCCCGCGCTCACAGGAGTCGCACAACAGGTCCCGCCTTTTTCCATTGAACTCGCTCGCTTTGATGCTTTCCAACACCGAAAGTCGTGTACGATGTTTCTTGTTCCTGAACCGGCGACCGAAATCGTGAAGTTACACAACATATTGCTGCAGCATCTTCCCGACTACGACGACACAGCACGATTTGCTGGCGGATTCCACCCACATCTTTCCGTCGGACAATTCCAACACCGCGTCTTGCAGACCCAACAGCAGCGTCTCCAAACCGAATGGCAACCGATACGATGTGAGGTGGATGCCATCAGTCTTATCTACCGATCGCCTGAAACAGATGACCGATTCGTCGTCGCAGCGCAATTTCCCTTTCAGACAAGGAGTCAATAA
- a CDS encoding 6-phosphofructokinase, whose product MKKKIGVLTGGGDTSALNATLKGIALKAEELGFELIGFMEGWRGVLKGGHYFTLTPDLIDENRGGTLLKSSRTNLIKDDKLDEAVENLKKLDISGLIPIGGDDTLTVGTALSDQFTTTFVTKTIDNDVGVNPPEGDAVDYSKMVNYFCPGFPSSANSVINYVRDLRTTTYSHDRVIVVEAMGRDAGWLTLSAAYGQADLIVVPEIPYQPDRLAEAIREKHTEQGNVIVVVSEGIRNDDGELMITSEAELDAFGHTKPGGCSEIIVEAMKKRLPDISESAFRALILGYLQRCGSPIPLDRDIAMKAGAMAVQALSDGMFNGVATITRTDAGIEPTLMPLEQVLKRDASGHVIRRSLDLRFYDAERYQMSPAGAGYFRPLFGDLPRPELSLDDRLIEIGEIG is encoded by the coding sequence ATGAAAAAAAAGATTGGTGTTTTAACAGGGGGTGGCGATACGAGCGCGCTCAACGCTACCCTTAAAGGCATCGCGCTGAAAGCCGAAGAACTCGGTTTTGAACTCATCGGATTCATGGAAGGCTGGCGCGGTGTTTTGAAGGGTGGACACTACTTTACGCTAACGCCTGATCTGATTGACGAAAACCGGGGAGGGACGCTTCTAAAGAGTTCACGCACGAACCTGATTAAAGATGATAAGTTAGACGAGGCAGTAGAGAATCTTAAAAAACTCGACATTAGCGGACTCATTCCAATTGGTGGAGATGATACCTTAACGGTTGGCACAGCACTGTCTGATCAATTTACAACCACATTCGTGACGAAAACCATTGATAACGATGTCGGTGTTAATCCACCAGAGGGAGACGCTGTTGACTACTCTAAAATGGTGAACTATTTCTGTCCCGGCTTCCCTTCATCCGCAAATAGCGTTATCAACTACGTCCGAGACTTACGGACAACGACCTATTCCCATGACCGTGTGATTGTCGTTGAAGCGATGGGGAGAGACGCGGGTTGGCTAACGTTATCTGCTGCTTACGGGCAAGCTGACCTGATCGTTGTCCCAGAAATACCGTATCAACCGGATAGACTCGCAGAAGCGATCCGTGAAAAACACACCGAACAAGGCAATGTTATTGTCGTTGTCTCGGAGGGTATTCGGAATGATGATGGCGAACTGATGATTACATCGGAAGCGGAACTCGACGCTTTCGGGCATACGAAACCGGGCGGATGCTCAGAGATTATCGTTGAAGCGATGAAGAAACGGCTCCCAGATATTTCGGAGTCGGCGTTCCGTGCCTTGATCCTTGGGTACCTCCAGAGGTGTGGCAGCCCGATACCCTTGGATAGAGACATCGCTATGAAGGCGGGTGCTATGGCGGTGCAAGCACTCTCAGACGGGATGTTCAACGGCGTCGCAACGATTACGCGAACAGATGCCGGTATTGAACCGACACTAATGCCGTTAGAGCAAGTCTTAAAGCGGGATGCGTCTGGTCACGTTATTCGGAGAAGTCTGGACCTGCGGTTTTACGATGCCGAACGGTATCAGATGTCCCCAGCGGGTGCCGGATATTTCCGTCCGTTGTTCGGGGACTTACCCCGCCCAGAATTATCATTGGATGATCGATTGATTGAGATCGGCGAGATTGGATGA
- a CDS encoding Uma2 family endonuclease codes for MLNSQTTPEAIQEISVPDTMTLEEFLENDLEGYEYVKGELVPMPPATMIHGQISSKLHIRLGLHVEENRLGQLYIAETTFQLDDRAVKPDIAFVSTDRLPENREQASPVPPDLAVEVVSPSDKHYDVTEKALAYLRAGTRLVWVIEPVAKTVMVYRSETDFTVLNYEDTLTGEDVVEGFTCPVSQLFE; via the coding sequence ATGCTTAATTCGCAAACAACCCCTGAGGCTATTCAAGAAATATCGGTGCCCGATACAATGACGCTGGAGGAATTTCTTGAAAACGACTTAGAGGGATATGAATATGTAAAAGGAGAATTAGTCCCGATGCCACCAGCGACGATGATACATGGTCAAATCAGTAGTAAACTTCATATACGCTTAGGTCTGCACGTTGAGGAAAATCGGTTAGGACAATTATATATTGCCGAAACAACATTTCAATTGGATGACCGAGCAGTAAAGCCGGATATTGCGTTTGTTTCGACCGACCGATTACCCGAAAATAGAGAGCAGGCATCACCTGTCCCGCCGGATTTGGCGGTTGAAGTCGTCTCGCCATCAGACAAACACTATGATGTCACCGAAAAAGCGTTAGCCTATTTGAGAGCAGGCACGCGCCTTGTCTGGGTGATTGAACCCGTCGCAAAAACAGTGATGGTCTACCGATCCGAGACCGATTTCACTGTACTGAACTATGAGGACACATTGACAGGTGAGGATGTCGTTGAAGGATTTACATGTCCAGTCTCTCAACTTTTTGAATAG
- a CDS encoding ABC transporter permease, which produces MLVLENLISAFSVLRGSKLRTVLTLLGITIGIAGVIAMMSFGAGAEKLMMAEFENIGGPSMFGVYRPGHIRKNNRWQRNTSPHYLDMQDLHDILTDCPSVEVATVERSHFINFEVEGRHRQTYMRATTNEYQAVRRWKTEYGRFLADTDMDFWNKVCVIGAKVWKEQFKGRDPIGKEVGINNRRFTIVGIMESRGDGLERGRSDDNMIFVPITTAQTRFGGRNRVGAIMARAKSIDVVDQALKEVKTVISRNHGGDDTFFRTWNAKKGIESGKRMIFIIESVLVVIASVSLIVAGIGILNIMLVSVTERIPEIGLRKAVGAKSFDIRLQFLTESVLLCLIGSLLGIALGAVVGNGFAWIVGKFLDEMSWPAVITLKAVLISVGAGAAVGIFFGYYPASQAAKMTPIDAIRHT; this is translated from the coding sequence ATGCTCGTGCTGGAGAATCTAATCTCAGCGTTTTCTGTGCTTCGCGGAAGTAAACTCCGCACAGTCCTCACACTCTTAGGGATTACCATCGGTATTGCAGGTGTCATTGCGATGATGTCCTTTGGCGCGGGTGCCGAAAAACTCATGATGGCAGAATTTGAGAATATCGGTGGCCCCAGTATGTTCGGCGTTTACCGACCCGGGCATATTCGGAAAAATAACCGTTGGCAGCGCAACACCAGCCCGCATTATTTGGACATGCAAGATCTGCACGATATTCTGACAGACTGCCCTTCTGTTGAGGTCGCTACTGTCGAAAGAAGTCATTTCATCAATTTTGAAGTTGAAGGACGGCATCGGCAAACCTACATGCGCGCAACAACTAACGAATACCAAGCCGTTCGCAGATGGAAAACGGAATACGGTAGATTCCTCGCTGATACCGATATGGATTTCTGGAATAAAGTTTGTGTTATTGGTGCAAAGGTCTGGAAGGAGCAGTTTAAAGGACGGGATCCGATTGGTAAAGAGGTCGGTATCAACAACAGACGTTTTACCATTGTCGGTATCATGGAGAGTCGTGGCGATGGGTTGGAGCGCGGTAGAAGTGATGACAATATGATCTTCGTCCCTATTACCACTGCTCAAACCCGTTTTGGCGGCCGGAATCGCGTCGGTGCGATTATGGCGCGTGCGAAAAGCATTGATGTCGTTGATCAGGCACTCAAAGAGGTTAAAACCGTTATTTCACGCAATCACGGTGGCGATGACACCTTTTTCCGAACGTGGAACGCGAAGAAGGGGATTGAAAGTGGAAAGCGGATGATCTTTATTATAGAGTCGGTTTTGGTTGTCATCGCGTCTGTCTCCTTGATTGTTGCGGGTATCGGGATTCTCAATATCATGCTCGTCTCCGTAACAGAGCGGATACCGGAGATCGGATTACGGAAAGCGGTCGGTGCCAAAAGTTTTGACATCCGCTTACAATTCCTGACGGAATCTGTGCTGTTATGTCTGATTGGGAGCCTGCTCGGTATTGCGTTAGGTGCTGTGGTTGGGAACGGTTTTGCGTGGATAGTCGGCAAGTTTTTAGACGAAATGTCGTGGCCCGCTGTGATTACGTTGAAAGCCGTGCTAATCTCTGTCGGTGCGGGTGCAGCCGTCGGCATCTTCTTCGGCTACTACCCCGCCAGCCAAGCCGCGAAAATGACGCCTATTGATGCTATCCGACATACGTAA
- a CDS encoding ABC transporter permease produces MRLLENIISAFSVLRASKLRTILTLLGITIGIAGIIAMMSFGAGAEKLIMAEFEKIGGPSMFGVYRPGHIRKNGRWQRNTSPHHLEMEDLRDVLAECPSVEVATVEGSYYINLGIEGKFQRTYLRATTNEYQAVREWRTEYGRFLADTDMDAWTKVCVIGSKIWKEQFKGEDPIGKEVIINNFGNNKRFTVIGIMESRGDGLERGKSDDNMLFIPITTAQKRFWGHDHVGHIMVRAKSPTHVEQALKEVKTIITRNHGGDDTFFRTWSAKQGIAQAKRMILIIESVLVVIASVSLIVAGIGILNIMLVSVTERIPEIGLRKAVGAKSFNIRMQFLTESVILCLIGSLLGIALGAVAGKGFAWIVGKFLDDLAWPSVITPEAVLISVGAGAAVGIFFGFYPASQAAKMTPIDAIRHT; encoded by the coding sequence ATGAGGCTTTTAGAAAATATTATATCAGCGTTTTCTGTCCTTCGGGCGAGCAAGTTACGGACGATTCTCACGCTCTTAGGGATTACGATTGGGATTGCTGGGATCATTGCGATGATGTCCTTTGGGGCGGGTGCTGAAAAACTTATCATGGCGGAATTTGAGAAGATAGGCGGTCCCAGCATGTTCGGTGTTTATCGACCCGGACATATCCGAAAGAACGGGAGATGGCAACGCAATACCAGTCCACACCACCTTGAGATGGAAGACCTCCGCGATGTCCTCGCCGAATGTCCCTCCGTTGAGGTTGCCACTGTTGAAGGCAGCTACTATATCAACCTTGGCATTGAGGGGAAATTTCAACGCACCTATCTCCGTGCAACAACAAACGAATACCAAGCCGTTCGCGAATGGCGTACGGAATATGGTAGATTCCTCGCTGATACCGATATGGACGCTTGGACGAAAGTGTGTGTCATCGGTTCAAAGATCTGGAAAGAGCAGTTTAAGGGAGAAGATCCTATCGGTAAAGAGGTCATCATCAATAACTTTGGGAACAACAAACGCTTTACAGTTATCGGGATTATGGAGAGCCGCGGTGACGGTTTAGAGCGCGGCAAAAGCGATGATAATATGCTTTTCATTCCGATTACAACCGCACAAAAACGGTTTTGGGGGCACGATCACGTTGGACATATCATGGTGCGTGCCAAAAGTCCGACGCACGTTGAGCAAGCGTTGAAAGAGGTAAAGACGATCATCACGCGCAACCATGGCGGTGATGACACCTTTTTCCGAACCTGGTCCGCTAAACAGGGCATCGCACAAGCGAAAAGAATGATCCTTATTATAGAGTCGGTGTTGGTCGTCATCGCGTCTGTCTCTTTAATTGTCGCGGGTATCGGGATTCTCAACATCATGCTCGTCTCTGTAACAGAACGGATACCGGAGATCGGACTCCGAAAAGCGGTCGGTGCGAAGAGTTTTAACATCCGAATGCAGTTCCTCACAGAATCTGTGATTTTATGTCTCATCGGGAGTCTGCTCGGTATTGCGTTGGGTGCGGTTGCTGGAAAAGGTTTCGCTTGGATAGTCGGTAAGTTTTTAGATGACCTTGCATGGCCCTCAGTGATTACCCCGGAGGCAGTACTAATCTCCGTCGGTGCGGGTGCCGCCGTCGGCATCTTCTTCGGGTTCTACCCCGCCAGCCAAGCCGCCAAAATGACCCCCATTGATGCTATCCGCCATACGTAG
- a CDS encoding DUF2283 domain-containing protein yields the protein MNKPKMTYFEKEDILHLVISDEPESDSLELSPNITAELNENGELIGIEILNASAFIQDTILGANFIEGLSLVGESNKSGHNAF from the coding sequence TTGAATAAACCGAAGATGACCTATTTTGAAAAAGAAGATATATTGCATCTTGTAATTTCCGATGAACCTGAAAGCGACAGTTTAGAACTAAGTCCTAATATCACGGCTGAACTGAATGAAAACGGGGAACTTATCGGGATTGAAATCCTCAACGCCAGTGCTTTCATTCAGGATACAATTTTAGGTGCTAATTTCATTGAAGGACTTTCGCTTGTTGGTGAAAGTAATAAATCTGGTCACAATGCTTTTTGA
- a CDS encoding thiamine pyrophosphate-binding protein produces MTGGDIFVECLKAQGVKDIFGLPGNHLDTVYEALYNNQDNIQHYVTRHEGGTAFMADGYARATGDVGVCMTVPGPGSNNASVGIGEANTASSPVLWITGQNPSYLAQRDPKKSFHGLDQRAAFTPMTKHLEIVHRVDQIPGAINRSFSALRSGRPGPVLIELAKDALDAEADLPVPPRNNGIQTTAAPQDIDAAIALLCKAERPLIIAGGGINHTRATEEILAFAQLLDAPIVMTGFGKGSVPEDSPHSIGIFRDGVAQAAMNVSDLIVAVGTRFNYRDTGNWSLKIPQPLLHIEADPEEIHKEYAATVGIGANPKLVLRQLNAALSDEKRISGWGEGLQELRRQFMAIERPRILKEMRDVMPRDAILSVDVNITGYGALPHFPCYHPGTYIFSGVSVAMGIGLTGAIGAQVAYPERKVVALSGDGGFLMTCPDLATAVMYNLPVVTLVMNDNQYTSIERGQLRRFGKRIGVELVNPDFVQFAESFGAVGLRVEDPNDFKPMFEKALALDKPVLLEVVK; encoded by the coding sequence ATGACAGGTGGCGATATTTTTGTTGAATGCTTGAAAGCACAAGGCGTTAAAGATATTTTCGGTTTACCGGGTAACCACTTGGACACCGTTTACGAGGCATTATATAACAACCAAGACAATATCCAGCACTATGTCACACGGCATGAAGGCGGTACGGCGTTTATGGCAGACGGCTACGCGCGTGCTACTGGCGATGTCGGTGTTTGTATGACTGTGCCGGGTCCTGGATCAAATAATGCTTCTGTCGGCATCGGTGAAGCGAATACTGCTTCGTCACCAGTGCTTTGGATTACCGGGCAGAACCCATCCTACTTAGCACAACGGGATCCGAAGAAAAGTTTTCACGGTTTGGATCAGAGAGCCGCTTTCACGCCGATGACTAAACATCTGGAGATTGTGCATCGCGTCGATCAGATTCCGGGGGCTATCAACCGGAGTTTTAGTGCGCTCCGTTCAGGCAGACCGGGACCTGTCCTGATTGAACTCGCAAAAGATGCGTTGGATGCAGAAGCCGATCTTCCCGTCCCGCCACGGAACAACGGTATTCAGACGACAGCAGCTCCCCAAGATATTGATGCTGCCATAGCACTCCTCTGTAAAGCAGAGCGTCCACTGATTATTGCAGGCGGCGGTATCAATCATACCCGCGCCACTGAAGAAATACTTGCGTTCGCGCAGCTGCTGGACGCACCCATCGTGATGACGGGTTTTGGAAAAGGTTCGGTGCCGGAAGACTCGCCACATTCCATCGGTATCTTCCGAGACGGCGTTGCGCAAGCTGCAATGAACGTCTCTGACCTCATCGTTGCTGTCGGCACCCGATTCAACTATCGCGATACCGGCAACTGGAGCCTCAAGATTCCGCAACCGCTGTTGCATATTGAAGCCGACCCCGAGGAGATTCACAAGGAATACGCTGCGACTGTCGGCATCGGTGCAAATCCGAAATTGGTTTTACGCCAGTTGAACGCTGCGCTGAGTGATGAGAAGCGGATAAGCGGTTGGGGTGAAGGTTTACAAGAATTACGCCGCCAATTTATGGCAATTGAACGTCCTCGCATCCTCAAGGAGATGCGCGATGTGATGCCCCGTGATGCCATCTTGTCGGTTGACGTTAACATTACGGGTTATGGTGCACTGCCACATTTCCCTTGTTATCATCCAGGGACTTACATTTTCTCCGGTGTGTCTGTGGCAATGGGCATCGGATTGACGGGTGCTATCGGTGCGCAAGTCGCCTATCCTGAGCGGAAAGTTGTCGCGCTGAGCGGTGACGGCGGGTTTTTAATGACGTGTCCAGACCTTGCAACCGCGGTGATGTATAACCTACCCGTTGTGACGCTCGTGATGAATGACAATCAATACACCTCAATTGAGCGTGGGCAGCTGCGCCGGTTCGGCAAACGCATTGGTGTGGAGTTGGTGAACCCAGACTTTGTGCAATTCGCTGAATCCTTCGGTGCTGTCGGATTACGCGTTGAAGACCCTAACGACTTTAAGCCGATGTTTGAAAAGGCACTCGCTCTGGATAAGCCGGTTCTCCTTGAAGTCGTTAAGTAG
- a CDS encoding Stf0 family sulfotransferase, whose protein sequence is MDYVICTTPRTRSTVLCDLLISSDIAGYPREYHEEHESLKDLDITDPKTYEKYVSVSTSPNGVCGIQVMYKQKHIVEKFIDFKKVKCIWLRRENKIKQAISLLKATKRNCFHETNETRKDDDLNQIKITDDEIVYSTFELTAQDMSWGYYFQENQISPLTIWYKELETETQQKNILKKALGFLHIHETPIDPKIWGVRQDTEWDKDLYNQIIRTYLR, encoded by the coding sequence ATGGACTACGTCATCTGCACAACACCTCGCACACGAAGCACCGTTTTATGTGACTTGTTGATTTCATCCGATATAGCAGGATATCCGAGAGAATACCATGAAGAACACGAATCACTAAAAGATTTGGATATAACTGATCCAAAAACATACGAAAAATACGTATCCGTTAGCACTTCACCAAATGGTGTTTGCGGAATACAAGTGATGTACAAGCAAAAACATATTGTTGAAAAGTTTATAGACTTTAAAAAGGTAAAATGCATCTGGCTCCGCAGAGAAAATAAAATTAAACAAGCTATCTCCCTTTTGAAGGCTACCAAACGTAATTGCTTTCATGAGACAAATGAAACTCGGAAAGATGATGATCTCAATCAAATCAAAATTACAGATGATGAGATCGTATATAGCACGTTTGAACTGACAGCGCAAGATATGTCGTGGGGCTATTATTTCCAAGAAAATCAGATTAGTCCTCTCACAATTTGGTATAAAGAATTAGAAACAGAAACACAGCAAAAGAACATCCTCAAGAAAGCCTTGGGTTTCCTTCACATTCACGAGACACCGATTGATCCTAAAATTTGGGGTGTCCGTCAGGATACTGAATGGGATAAAGACTTATACAACCAGATCATAAGAACCTATTTGCGCTGA
- a CDS encoding DUF433 domain-containing protein, with the protein MKKEQIMSQNPRVMHGALVFAGTRVPVEILIQYLVSGDSLDTFLADFPTVSHEQAVAYLEMTLEYANARVA; encoded by the coding sequence ATGAAAAAAGAACAAATCATGTCTCAAAATCCACGTGTGATGCACGGTGCTTTAGTTTTCGCTGGCACTCGGGTACCAGTCGAAATTCTGATTCAGTATCTTGTATCAGGTGATTCACTTGATACATTCCTCGCTGATTTTCCGACAGTCTCACACGAGCAAGCGGTTGCTTACTTGGAAATGACCTTGGAGTATGCGAATGCGCGTGTTGCTTGA
- a CDS encoding ABC transporter substrate-binding protein: MKTKIFLTLIAFVVISFTGCERVKQVIVPDVPATDAVSTVKIGVIQPSGYYTGFGQGAELARTQINARGGVLGKQIEFIVRDNQGTRFVPDAAESIRIAKTLIEQDGVSAILGPIFSNNSIAVGPVVQQLQRLIIPGSAGDHVTAAGDFVFLVAPTTSAHGAVMAQFAIEPSELSATTAATIRQTESAYTESLTEAFEDNFRELGGKIVASEVYQVGGNTFDEQLTNIKTAAPDVLYIAGIIPDIHFVMAQARKIGIQATFLGPGSWDEAQKLFSTLTDNAPLEGAYFTADFSPEVPSAGHFVQAYTALFMTPPDSAAASGYDAMSLLATAIEEAQTLNPAAVRDALSNITSHQGATFISHYNANRHPIKSVVINTIRNGQIELYKVVSP; this comes from the coding sequence ATGAAAACAAAAATTTTCTTAACCCTCATCGCATTTGTGGTTATATCCTTTACCGGATGCGAACGCGTGAAACAGGTGATTGTCCCTGATGTTCCCGCCACTGATGCTGTCTCTACTGTTAAAATTGGTGTGATTCAACCCTCCGGATACTACACCGGTTTCGGCCAAGGGGCAGAACTCGCTCGGACCCAAATCAATGCGCGCGGTGGCGTTCTCGGCAAGCAAATTGAATTTATCGTCAGAGATAATCAGGGAACGCGTTTCGTCCCCGACGCAGCGGAAAGTATCCGCATCGCAAAAACACTAATTGAACAAGACGGGGTTTCAGCGATTCTGGGGCCTATATTCTCAAACAATTCCATAGCGGTTGGACCTGTTGTCCAGCAACTTCAGCGTCTCATCATCCCCGGCTCCGCTGGCGATCATGTGACCGCTGCGGGAGACTTTGTGTTTCTCGTCGCCCCTACGACATCAGCCCATGGCGCGGTAATGGCACAATTCGCAATCGAGCCGTCCGAACTCAGCGCAACAACCGCCGCGACTATCCGTCAAACTGAGAGTGCTTACACAGAGAGCCTAACAGAAGCCTTTGAAGATAACTTTCGGGAACTCGGAGGGAAAATCGTTGCCAGTGAAGTTTATCAGGTTGGCGGTAACACCTTTGATGAACAACTAACAAACATCAAAACCGCAGCACCCGATGTGCTGTATATTGCAGGAATTATTCCAGATATTCACTTCGTAATGGCGCAAGCCAGAAAGATCGGTATTCAAGCAACTTTTCTTGGGCCTGGGAGTTGGGATGAAGCTCAGAAACTTTTCAGCACATTAACTGATAATGCACCGTTAGAGGGAGCTTACTTTACTGCAGATTTTAGCCCAGAAGTGCCGAGTGCCGGACACTTTGTCCAGGCTTATACAGCCCTGTTTATGACCCCGCCAGATAGCGCGGCTGCTTCGGGTTATGATGCCATGTCCCTCTTAGCGACTGCCATAGAAGAAGCGCAAACACTCAATCCTGCTGCCGTTCGGGATGCCCTTTCAAATATCACCAGCCACCAGGGGGCAACGTTTATTTCGCATTACAATGCCAATCGTCATCCGATTAAAAGCGTTGTCATTAACACGATCCGGAACGGACAAATAGAACTCTACAAGGTTGTGAGTCCATAA